The Novipirellula galeiformis genome contains a region encoding:
- a CDS encoding aldehyde dehydrogenase family protein, which translates to MITLSPLRWGKPYESLDSKEVVHFDTGEPIARVGTVGSGIVGRDMRKSHLAREALLQFSTDDLIARCKKAAQLFETSDLKVGDSLQSVDDFVHQQSASTGLPEHMCRSNMAKNSFVLSRMGEILDCLTRGLDLSILSRGYGEEGRGVIVSYQVQTPVLGAVLPNNSPGVHTLWLPAVALQIGLALKPGSQEPWTPYRMVSAFMAAGIPAEAFSLYPGDHDVGGAIMAKTSRSMIFGSAQTLAQHAGNPRVQAHGPGFSKILLGDDVVDDWEDYLDLMVESVLSNSGRSCINCSGIWASRHTREIGEAIAKRIGPVDVRPPADPDAQLAAFTVPAMATGTYAMVQQDLAESGVTDLTAEFGEKLIERDHCAYLRPMVVLADSPDRQVAAKEYMFPFVSVVECPQAEMLNRIGPTLVGTVLTRDSDFINAAGNSVDIDRLNIGPIPTNRLNWLQPHEGNLIDFLFRSRAYQVAT; encoded by the coding sequence ATGATCACGCTCAGTCCATTGCGTTGGGGAAAACCGTACGAGTCGCTCGATTCGAAGGAAGTCGTTCACTTTGATACTGGCGAGCCGATCGCTCGTGTCGGAACGGTGGGCAGCGGGATCGTCGGTCGCGATATGCGAAAATCGCATCTGGCACGCGAAGCGCTGTTGCAATTCTCAACCGATGATTTGATCGCGCGTTGCAAGAAGGCAGCACAGCTGTTTGAAACAAGTGATTTGAAGGTTGGGGACTCACTGCAAAGTGTCGATGACTTCGTGCATCAGCAATCGGCCAGTACGGGATTGCCCGAGCACATGTGCCGCTCGAACATGGCCAAGAACAGTTTCGTTCTCAGCCGGATGGGCGAGATCCTTGATTGCTTGACGCGAGGATTAGATCTTTCGATTCTGTCGCGTGGTTACGGCGAGGAAGGCCGTGGAGTGATTGTCAGCTATCAGGTGCAAACTCCTGTGCTGGGTGCCGTGCTTCCCAACAACTCCCCCGGCGTGCACACGCTGTGGTTGCCTGCGGTGGCATTGCAAATCGGTTTGGCACTCAAGCCGGGATCGCAAGAGCCTTGGACGCCATACCGTATGGTCTCTGCGTTTATGGCCGCGGGGATTCCCGCCGAAGCATTTTCGCTTTACCCCGGTGACCATGATGTCGGCGGGGCGATCATGGCCAAGACGTCACGCAGCATGATTTTTGGAAGTGCCCAAACGCTGGCTCAACATGCGGGCAATCCACGGGTGCAAGCGCATGGACCTGGGTTCTCGAAAATTTTGCTGGGCGACGATGTCGTCGACGATTGGGAAGATTATTTGGACTTGATGGTCGAAAGCGTGCTCAGCAATTCGGGCCGCAGCTGTATCAATTGCTCCGGCATTTGGGCGAGTCGGCACACGCGTGAAATCGGCGAAGCGATTGCCAAACGAATTGGTCCGGTGGACGTGCGTCCGCCTGCGGATCCCGACGCCCAACTCGCCGCATTCACGGTGCCGGCGATGGCGACGGGCACCTATGCGATGGTCCAACAAGATCTTGCCGAATCGGGCGTGACGGACTTGACGGCTGAGTTTGGTGAAAAGTTGATCGAGCGAGACCATTGCGCCTACTTGCGTCCGATGGTGGTGCTGGCTGATTCCCCCGATCGTCAAGTGGCTGCCAAGGAATACATGTTCCCCTTCGTGTCGGTGGTCGAGTGTCCGCAAGCGGAGATGTTGAACCGCATCGGCCCCACCTTGGTGGGCACCGTGTTAACGCGCGACAGCGATTTCATTAACGCCGCAGGCAATAGTGTCGATATCGATCGTTTGAACATCGGCCCGATTCCCACGAATCGGTTGAATTGGCTACAGCCGCATGAAGGAAACTTGATTGACTTTTTGTTCCGATCGCGTGCCTATCAAGTGGCAACTTAG
- a CDS encoding carboxypeptidase-like regulatory domain-containing protein: MRLHLAGLAVLLASTLTSAPLRAEVGASHLTVSQWVAPSKAETLTGRVILPSVNGEAKAVADAKITLLDNDGNVLRGTSNDAGEFAIENVKPGVYSLTAKAKDVFACFATHVLDAETTAGTHFPGELEIAAANIDFTMVKMAVTRYLPAKLSGSVVSLPTEKLSEVSERVCNDHFLRVMQSDGGMNGMLRLAGANGSVLDAANLTNVFIVKDGKTIARAVTDETGNFRVDALAADEYSLLAVGAAGVGLVGFELVDEAQQKAAKGDDKQKLIGLHGHGAPYCNYFEMQVAPCPEVIHCVEEEVIVEEEIVVEEEIVADGYGTPLDGCCSSGGGYGGGGGGGHGGLGGIAALAGIGGLIAVALDDDDDDKDHKIKPPHAISPIKHDSSYYGSYNYQSNPYQSSSYQSSPYGF, from the coding sequence ATGAGACTCCACTTAGCAGGACTTGCCGTTCTTCTCGCGTCGACCTTGACTAGTGCACCGCTAAGGGCTGAGGTGGGGGCTAGTCACCTCACCGTTAGTCAGTGGGTTGCGCCTTCGAAGGCGGAAACGTTGACGGGGCGAGTCATTCTGCCGTCGGTCAATGGGGAAGCAAAGGCGGTCGCCGACGCAAAAATCACCCTGCTTGATAACGATGGAAACGTGTTGCGAGGCACCTCCAACGACGCTGGCGAATTTGCGATTGAAAATGTCAAGCCTGGCGTTTACTCGTTAACCGCGAAGGCCAAGGACGTGTTTGCATGCTTTGCAACGCATGTGCTTGATGCGGAAACCACTGCTGGCACCCACTTCCCCGGCGAACTGGAAATCGCAGCTGCGAACATCGATTTCACGATGGTGAAGATGGCGGTGACTCGCTATTTGCCAGCCAAGCTATCGGGCTCGGTGGTTTCTTTGCCGACCGAAAAGTTAAGCGAAGTATCTGAGCGAGTTTGCAACGATCATTTTCTCCGTGTCATGCAGAGCGATGGTGGGATGAATGGCATGCTTCGTCTTGCCGGTGCGAATGGCTCGGTGTTGGATGCCGCAAATCTAACGAACGTATTCATCGTGAAGGACGGTAAGACAATCGCGCGAGCCGTGACGGATGAAACCGGCAATTTTCGCGTGGATGCACTCGCCGCGGACGAGTATTCGCTGCTTGCTGTGGGAGCCGCCGGGGTTGGCTTGGTAGGGTTTGAGTTGGTCGATGAAGCCCAGCAAAAAGCGGCAAAGGGCGACGACAAGCAGAAATTAATTGGTCTCCATGGCCACGGTGCTCCCTACTGCAATTACTTTGAAATGCAAGTGGCGCCGTGTCCCGAAGTGATCCATTGTGTCGAGGAAGAGGTGATCGTTGAGGAAGAGATCGTCGTTGAAGAAGAGATCGTGGCCGATGGCTACGGTACGCCTCTTGATGGTTGCTGCAGCTCAGGCGGTGGTTATGGCGGCGGTGGCGGTGGAGGCCATGGCGGCTTGGGTGGCATTGCGGCTCTAGCGGGAATCGGTGGTCTGATCGCAGTCGCATTGGACGATGATGATGATGACAAAGATCACAAGATCAAACCGCCCCATGCGATCAGCCCGATCAAGCACGATTCGTCGTATTACGGGTCGTACAATTATCAATCCAACCCATATCAATCCAGCTCGTATCAATCCAGCCCATACGGCTTTTAA
- a CDS encoding cytochrome d ubiquinol oxidase subunit II has protein sequence MPEPLSANFRRPLLLLIAIALLVGSAAVWWWGDESSARFAAAAMGRVGLVLAALWLAWPSLRRPARWFPPAVAVIGVISLMVLAAQPRLIFAVVPAAGTLITITMLVRSFRGPPKR, from the coding sequence ATGCCTGAACCTCTTTCCGCTAATTTCCGCCGCCCCCTGTTATTGCTGATCGCGATTGCGCTGTTGGTGGGGAGTGCTGCGGTATGGTGGTGGGGTGACGAAAGTAGCGCTCGCTTTGCGGCGGCGGCAATGGGACGGGTCGGGCTCGTGCTCGCTGCGCTGTGGTTAGCGTGGCCTTCGCTTCGTCGCCCGGCGCGATGGTTTCCACCGGCGGTGGCGGTTATCGGGGTGATCTCGTTAATGGTCTTGGCGGCACAGCCGAGATTGATTTTTGCGGTAGTGCCAGCGGCCGGAACGTTGATCACAATCACCATGTTGGTGCGAAGCTTTCGCGGGCCCCCCAAACGCTGA
- a CDS encoding metallophosphoesterase family protein, with product MKYLCFSDLHCDTVAAEKLVAMAERVDVVIGAGDFARQHRGISDTLDILSKIEKPAVLVPGNGETAEELTAAAKGWNRATVLHGNGCSIKGIDFWGVGGGIPVTPFGDWSYDFDETQAAELLADCPHQGVLVVHSPPIDSVDHDSEGRIRGSQSIRSIVETRNPRLVVCGHIHSDWEKQVMIGNSLVLNAGPAGVIVEIQ from the coding sequence ATGAAATACCTTTGCTTTAGCGACCTTCATTGTGATACCGTCGCGGCCGAAAAATTGGTAGCGATGGCCGAAAGGGTCGATGTTGTGATCGGCGCAGGTGACTTTGCCCGACAGCACCGTGGGATCTCCGACACGCTCGACATCTTGTCCAAGATCGAAAAACCAGCCGTGTTGGTCCCGGGAAATGGCGAGACCGCTGAGGAATTGACCGCTGCGGCAAAAGGCTGGAACCGTGCCACGGTTTTGCATGGCAATGGCTGCTCGATCAAGGGCATCGATTTCTGGGGAGTCGGCGGCGGTATTCCTGTAACCCCGTTTGGGGATTGGAGCTACGACTTCGATGAGACGCAGGCCGCTGAACTACTCGCGGACTGTCCCCATCAAGGGGTGCTCGTTGTCCACTCACCTCCGATCGACAGCGTTGACCACGATAGCGAAGGGCGCATTCGCGGCAGCCAATCCATTCGCAGCATCGTTGAAACGCGAAATCCGCGATTGGTGGTCTGCGGTCACATCCATAGCGATTGGGAGAAACAGGTGATGATTGGCAACTCGTTGGTGCTCAACGCAGGACCGGCTGGAGTGATTGTCGAAATCCAATAG